The Opitutales bacterium region TTCCTGCCGAAAGTGAACTAGATTTATACGAAAAGGTGTACTCTCTTCCCGGCCAACGATTCGCTTTCCCCGAAATAAGAAGCACTCTCGAACGGCTTGTTGCACAGAACTCGCTCAGGCTTTTTTCTTGTCGTTACAATGGCCAATTGGTTGGGCGGGTTGGGGCACTTCGTGTTTCCGATGGCACACTGCGTTTGAAGAGTATATTCGTCAGTAGTGCACACAGAAAACGAGGCGTTGCCACAGTAATGCTGCAACACGTATCCAACATTGCAAAAATCGAAGGGGCTTCAAGATTAAGCTCTGAAGTCGAAATATCGAATGTCTCATCTGTTAAGTTACACCGCAAATTTGGCTTCGAAGACGTTGGTTTTGTGCACTGCTTCACCAGAGACGCCCAACAAGGCAATCCAGCGGGCGCCTTCGGCGCCGCTGCTTTTTGACGTTGGCCAAAAAGCATGAAACCAGACGCGACAATAAGAATTGAAGGGCTTAAGTAAGGACGGGGGTATAATTGT contains the following coding sequences:
- a CDS encoding GNAT family N-acetyltransferase — translated: MNAIESVYRSGFEWARLGLKVITTGYAQLVLNPGDPEHHEGNAAWYVSIEDKEMGYLQDIETVYAEHGLTCHHVVPHYSSDKTVKFLKMQNYLDSPAYGFMIEPYFASLPASYEFIPAESELDLYEKVYSLPGQRFAFPEIRSTLERLVAQNSLRLFSCRYNGQLVGRVGALRVSDGTLRLKSIFVSSAHRKRGVATVMLQHVSNIAKIEGASRLSSEVEISNVSSVKLHRKFGFEDVGFVHCFTRDAQQGNPAGAFGAAAF